In Procambarus clarkii isolate CNS0578487 chromosome 13, FALCON_Pclarkii_2.0, whole genome shotgun sequence, the following are encoded in one genomic region:
- the LOC123757311 gene encoding tRNA-dihydrouridine(47) synthase [NAD(P)(+)]-like, with translation MSNIDVTDVVAHIKQEFIIPVETQANKQEAAEATAEREDSTDEPPNKKQKLTGTHKKRPKLIKAPKSSKLCRSVWCLRVGEDVSGKCTFPKCDFMHDVAAFLSTKPEDLGSVCHNFRTYGMCHYGFTCRYGRDHIEDLGNKVNKEIWAKYEKSPTVSNVLQKEVQQELRKRQYDFTKALQAHRKAQSEVAKNNTTDKNKILDKMPDETPIEKSGATTEDQGGDEQSLLNGSQENADKSEKETVLLEVHKNGSDSEKVENNTFDGEVPQRDEGTVKHNTQAAEKEATHARDNNFLGPAPEEDLIKLNAREKKKIEWRGKTYLAPLTTLGNLPFRRICKQYGVDITCGEMALASCLLQGSPSEWALVKRHESEDLFGVQVCGSNAETMIKCAQLLDENTDVNFMDINMGCPIDLIYKQGGGSALMRRHGCLEHMVRGMTRVLSKPLTLKMRTAIYRDTQVAHKIIEKAKLWDVSMVTLHGRSKEQRYLKVADWDYITECAEVADPMPLFGNGDVLSFEDYNYHREHSKVAGMMIGRGALIKPWIFKEIKEQQHWDISSSERFDMLKDYVNYGMEHWGSDTEGIEKTRRFLLEWLSFLHRYIPVGLLEQTQKINQRPLAYRGRNDLETLMASRSVSDWIKISEMLLGPTPSDFVFLPKHKANAY, from the exons ATGAGCAACATAGACGTTACCGACGTGGTGGCGCACATCAAGCAGGA ATTCATCATACCTGTGGAGACACAAGCTAACAAGCAAGAAGCTGCTGAAGCCACAGCAGAGAGAGAGGACTCGACTGATGAACCTCCAAACAAGAAACAGAAGCTAACAG GTACACACAAAAAACGCCCCAAGTTGATAAAGGCACCCAAGAGTAGCAAGTTGTGTAGGTCTGTGTGGTGTTTACGTGTGGGTGAAGATGTTAGTGGCAAGTGCACGTTTCCAAAATGTGACTTCATGCATGATGTGGCTGCATTCTTGAGTACCAAACCTGAAGATCTGGGATCAGTGTGTCACAACTTCCGGACATATGGCATGTGTCATTATGGTTTCACATGCAG ATATGGTAGGGATCACATTGAAGATTTGGGTAATAAAGTCAACAAGGAAATCTGGGCTAAGTATGAGAAGAGCCCAACAGTCAGCAATGTATTGCAGAAGGAG GTCCAGCAAGAATTACGAAAGCGGCAGTATGATTTCACAAAAGCATTACAGGCTCATCGGAAAGCACAGTCAGAAGTGGCCAAGAATAATACCACAGACAAGAACAAAATTCTAGACAAAATGCCAGACGAAACTCCGATAGAAAAAAGTGGTGCTACAACAGAGGACCAAGGTGGTGACGAGCAGAGTTTATTAAATGGTTCTCAAGAAAATGCAGACAAGTCGGAAAAAGAGACTGTGCTGCTTGAGGTCCATAAAAATGGCTCGGATAGTGAAAAGGTGGAAAACAATACGTTTGACGGTGAAGTACCCCAGAGGGACGAGGGTACTGTGAAGCACAACACTCAAGCTGCAGAAAAGGAAGCAACGCATGCAAGAGATAATAATTTTCTCGGACCAGCTCCTGAAGAAGATCTAATTAAACTCAATGCTAGAGAAAAAAAGAAG ATTGAGTGGAGAGGCAAGACCTACTTGGCTCCTCTCACCACACTGGGAAACCTGCCGTTTCGTCGCATCTGCAAGCAATATGGTGTGGACATAACATGTGGGGAAATGGCACTTGCCTCGTGTCTTCTGCAGGGGTCTCCTAGTGAGTGGGCCCTGGTCAAGCGCCATGAATCTGAAGATCTTTTTGGGGTCCAG GTGTGTGGAAGCAATGCAGAAACCATGATTAAATGTGCCCAGCTTTTGGATGAAAATACTGATGTGAACTTCATGGATATCAACATGGGCTGTCCTATTGATCTCATCTATAAACAG ggtggtggtagtgcactGATGCGACGTCACGGCTGCCTGGAGCACATGGTACGAGGTATGACGAGGGTTCTCTCCAAACCCCTCACACTGAAGATGAGAACAGCTATTTATCGTGATACTCAAGTTGCTCATAAAATTATTGAGAAAGCCAAGCTGTGGGATGTATCCATGGTTACG CTTCATGGACGTTCAAAAGAACAGCGATACCTGAAAGTTGCTGACTGGGATTACATCACTGAGTGTGCTGAAGTGGCAGACCCCATGCCATTATTTGGAAATGGGGATGTCCTCAGCTTTGAAGATTATAACTATCATCGGGAACATTCAAAAGTAGCAG GAATGATGATAGGTCGGGGTGCACTCATCAAACCCTGGATATTTAAGGAAATTAAAGAGCAGCAGCACTGGGACATCTCCTCAAGCGAACGTTTTGACATGCTCAAAGACTACGTTAATTATGGCATGGAACATTGGGGTAGTGACACAGAG GGTATTGAAAAGACTCGACGATTTTTGTTGGAATGGCTGTCCTTTTTGCACCGTTATATCCCTGTGGGCCTCCTAGAACAAACCCAAAAGATTAATCAGCGCCCTCTGGCATATCGTGGTCGCAATGATCTTGAAACTCTGATGGCATCTCGTAGCGTTAGTGACTGGATCAAAATCAG TGAGATGCTGCTTGGGCCAACTCCGTCCGACTTTGTGTTCCTACCAAAGCATAAAGCTAACGCCTACTGa